The DNA region ATTCCCCTCACCATTGATCATCTCGGGGGCCATCCAGTAGGGGTTCCCCACCACCGTGTAGCGTTTCTTGCGGTCTGGTTTCTTCAGGTTCTTGAGATGTTCGGGCTGGTTCTTCTCATCCACCATCAGCCGCGCCAGCCCGAAGTCAGCCACCACCACACTCTTGTTCTGGAGTCACAGGGAGGGGTGAGGCCTGGGGGAGCCAGCAGGGACTgagagccccagccaggctggaggagggcAGCGCCAAGGTGGGACTCACCTCCCGCACGAGGCAGTTGTGAGAGTTGAGGTCGCGGTGGATGATGTTCATGGAGTGGAGGTAGGCCTGTGGGAAGGGTGGGCTGAGAGCAGGGGCACCCCCACGCCATGGACCCCCCGCTCAGCAGTGCCCCTTGCACCCACCCATCCCATGGTGGCACCCACCATGCCAGCAGCGATGTCCTTGGCAAAGCTGACCCGCTGGCTCCAGGGGTAGTGGCTGTCCtggggggcaggaggaggagttTGCCAGGAAATGAAAAAGGAAGAGGGGTCCCCCAGCCAcactggggctgtggggtggtGGGGGACCAACCTGCCTCCCCCAGTGCTCACCATGCTCTTGATGAGGCTCCTTAAGGTGCCCCCTTTGATGTACTCTGTGATGAAGTTAAGCCTCTTCTCCTTGTAGAGCACTCCAATGAACTTGAGCACATTGGGGTGCTCCAGGCAGCGCATCACCTTCACCTGCAGGAGACCCCCCAGCCCCGTGTCCGTGACACCCCAAGGCTCCCACACCcctgacagagctgctgctcacaggctcagtgggcagggctgcatccaCCGGGCTTGGTCAACCAtgtgcaggggctgtgcccaggtggggcCAGGATCAGACAGACCCATCCCttgtggccctgcagcctgggggATTAAGGACAGGGGACCCTCACCTCTTTGAGGAAGGTCCTCTGGGTCTCCTCATCGAAGCGAATCAGCTCCTTCATGACCATCACCTCACCCGTCTCCCGATGCGTCACCTGGCCAGGAGCGCAGGGACTCAGCCACCCCCTCCAACCTGGGGAGCCCAGACCCCCAGGCTcgtgccccctgcccacctTGATGGCCTGGCCGAAGCAGCCCTTGCCCAGCACCTCCCCGTGGATGAGGTCCGAGGGGCGGAAGATGCGGTGGGCGCGGGACACGACGCGCAGGGACTCGGAGCGCCCGATGTCCTTGCGCTGGGACGCGGGAGAGCCCACGGAGCCCGAGCCTGGGGACTTGTccgtgctgcagctcctcctgtgggatggacaggcagagctcagtgtgCTGGGGgcacccagcagggacagggacagggacagggggtggCCTTACGTGACAGCGCGCTGGCGCATGGCAGCCGGGTCCCCGCAGGGCACGGGGGCTGGCGAGCACAGGGGGCTGCACAGGGCGGGCAGGGGgctgcctgccagccctggctcctggcccaggggctcgtGGGGGTCGTGCTCGATGGTTAGCTGCAGCAGGCGGCTCGTCTCCTGGATCAGCAGGTCGATCTGCACAGGGACATGGTgatggggtgggtttggggacatgGCGGAagtggggctggctggggtGTGACAGGGTGGGGGGGACCGTACCTCATCCAGGGGGACGTGGCCGATGGGGGTCCCGTTGATCTCCAGGATGCGGTCACCAACATGGATGGAGTTCTTCATGTCAGGGCTGATGCAGTCCGGGTCTAccctgtggggacagtggggtcaGGCCCCCAACACTGTCACCATCAGGGGGTGTACTAGGACACTCCCAGTGGGTGCGTCAGACCCCACTGTCACCTCCTGGACAGGGACATGCTGGCACAGTCCCCACAAGC from Zonotrichia albicollis isolate bZonAlb1 chromosome 22, bZonAlb1.hap1, whole genome shotgun sequence includes:
- the LIMK1 gene encoding LIM domain kinase 1 produces the protein MRLMLLCCTWRDEPMGEDEGSDLPVCASCGQGIYDGQYLQALKADWHADCFRCCECGASLSHQYYEKDGRLYCKKDYCARFGELCHGCSEQITKGLVMVAGEQKYHPECFICLNCRAFIGDGDTYALVERSKLYCGHCYYQMVVTPVIEQILPDSPASRIPHTVTLVSIPACSDGKRGFSVSIDQGCGTEHPRTVRVREVDPDCISPDMKNSIHVGDRILEINGTPIGHVPLDEIDLLIQETSRLLQLTIEHDPHEPLGQEPGLAGSPLPALCSPLCSPAPVPCGDPAAMRQRAVTRSCSTDKSPGSGSVGSPASQRKDIGRSESLRVVSRAHRIFRPSDLIHGEVLGKGCFGQAIKVTHRETGEVMVMKELIRFDEETQRTFLKEVKVMRCLEHPNVLKFIGVLYKEKRLNFITEYIKGGTLRSLIKSMDSHYPWSQRVSFAKDIAAGMAYLHSMNIIHRDLNSHNCLVRENKSVVVADFGLARLMVDEKNQPEHLKNLKKPDRKKRYTVVGNPYWMAPEMINGRSYDEKVDIFSFGIVLCEIIGRVSADPDYLPRTTDFGLNVRGFLERYCPPACPPSFFPIAVCCCDLDPEKRPSFAKLEQWLETLRMHLEIHLPLSSQLEQLDRAFGEAHRREGALPAAPR